Below is a genomic region from Henckelia pumila isolate YLH828 chromosome 3, ASM3356847v2, whole genome shotgun sequence.
catgcaatgATCCAAAAGACATCAACATCATCTAATATATAGCTACAATTCACTGATTCAACATGTGTGCTCAAAATATTCACTAATCAACCTACGTTTTCTCATGTCCCATCAAAAGCAAGAATTTTGACAAAACAATTTTAACAACTTCTTCATCATAGGCTAGTATTCATCATCCTTCTTATGCATACGAAACAAACACGAACAATGACAAGACAGTTTACGAACTAAATGCAGATACGCAACCAtataaatgcaaaacaaaatgacaACCGAGTAATTTATCTCCCCCacacttatctaaagcatttccctcaatgctctagcaacaagaacacaaacaaaacaaataacGAACAGAAAATGGAATGCAAATGCAAATGTAAAACAAAACTCCCCTAGATCAAGTGTCGGTGTTTCCCTCCTCTTCAACTTCGGGCGGAACGACATGAGCATTGTACTGAAACTAGAATGGCAATGGATACGGTAAAGCAACCGGAAAAGTGGTGGGATCAAGGCCAAGAAGCGTAGACATGCCCCGAATGATAGCGTCCATTGCTTGAAGATTCGCCGTAGTGGCAGTCATGAAATCATTCTGATGGTGGGAAAAAGCAGTGAGCTCCCGGATGGAATCAATGTTGGAGCGACGAGACGGCTGCAAAGGACGAGTGGGAACCTGACTAGAGGAGGCTCGACCACCCACCGAAAAGTGCTTGGCTCGGTAAGCTTGCTTAGCATCGACAGCGGCTTTATCTACAGGATTCATTGGTTGCAACCATTCTTCATCTCCTCGAGTTTGGACACCCGCTCAAATGCACAATTCAAAAATGATTTTCAGGAAGTAAAGTCCCAAAGAAGTAGAATAAATCGACCGCCGGAGTTTGCTGTGAATAACTTGGCCCAAATTAATTGGCCAATCCAAGTCGATCGCATAGAGGAGAAAGGCTCGATCAGTTGTGACATCGCTGGTGTGGGAAATAGGCATCAGTTGCTTGGTTAGAAAGACATACCAAGTTTCCGGATCCACCTGAAGAAATCGCTCCAGCAAGAATTGGAAATCTACCAGATTATGCCAAGTAGCCCCATCATAACACAAATGGGTTATAACCTCGTGAAAATCCTGTTCGGATTTGAGGCTCTGATAAAGATGATCATCAACAGCAGGAGTGTCAAGAAATTCATTAATGGTGTTTTCATCAAAAGATACTAGTTTCCCCCGGACGAAAGCTTTCCCATCCTCCCTTTCTGCTGCATTGGCGTAAAATTCGCGCACTAGCGGAACAATAGCCGATTTTGGTTGTTGGCAAAACGTACGCCAACCCCGATGTCCAAGCTTAATCGCAACTCCACTATCTCTAAAAGTGAGGTCAAtgcctctttcaagaatttgtGAATGATGGAGTTTAGCCAAGTCATACCTTTCCCGTGCCGCTTGATTGACGAATTGGCCAGTGATAGGTGGGGAGGAGACGGAGGCGGCGGATTTAGATGATTCTCTAGAGACACGAGAGTGCTTGACCGGCATATGGATAGGTGACGATAAAAACAACGACTGAGATGGAACTGGCGGCGGGTGAACAAATTCTGGAATAGGGGCGGTGATGAGCAATTGTCGGAGAAACAGGGACCAACGATGTGCTTCTTACATAGAGAGGCAGGAACGATGGTGAACAGAGGTTGGAGAGGAATAAATCGGCGGTGTATGGGTGTTCCTGCGAGTGAAAGAAGGAAAGTGAGAAGATGAATATGGTGaagggtttggggatttatGGATTTCAGAGAAAAAGGGTAAAGAAAAATGAGGGAGAAGAGGGCAGAAAACGATTAAATCTCCCCAGATGTGttctcgctcgattggtaaaaATGGACCAATCGAGCGAGCCGAGTTTTAAGTTTAAGGCAGAAAAAATCTTGATCAAGTGGAGAAAAGAACCCGCTTGAGccagaaaaaaatattattagcaCGCATGGTCCAGAAacgttctcgctcgatcggtgtaaagtgaccgatcgagcggatcGAAATTTGTGACAAAACAAAAAAGTTTTAGCTCGAACGGTAAAAATTGACCAATCGAGCGGACctaatgatttaaaaaaattcgaaagTTCAGCAAAAAAATGatcaaaacaaaatgaaaattcaagaaaataattGAAAGAAAACCAAATAAACTAGAGGAGAAAGAGCACTGGGTTTCCTCCCAGTACGCGCTAAATTGACAGTCTATAACTCGACTGTATGCTTCTGTTTAGGCAATGTCTTTTGGATCCTCGAGTTTTAGTTCATGCGCATCATCCCCTGCATTTGCTTGGAATCcgtcataaaaattcttaagtTTGTatccattcaccttgaatattTTTGAGGTCTTCAAACTTTGAATTTCAACTGCACCATGGGGAAAGACATTAGTAACAACAAACAGACCAATCCATCGAGAGCGCAACTTACCTAGAaataaccgaagtcgtgaaTGATAGAGAAGGACTTTCTGACCAACTTCGAATTCCCTTCTAGAGATCATCTTATCATGGAATGCCTTCGTTTTCTCCTTGTAAATTTTGGAACTGGCGTATGCATCATTGCGTATTTCTTCCAACTCTTGCAACTGTAGCTTTCTAT
It encodes:
- the LOC140889880 gene encoding uncharacterized protein; this translates as MSPYRLIFGKPCHLPVELEHRSYWAIKTFNIQIDESGDHRKLQLQELEEIRNDAYASSKIYKEKTKAFHDKMISRREFEVGQKVLLYHSRLRLFLVEIQSLKTSKIFKVNGYKLKNFYDGFQANAGDDAHELKLEDPKDIA